The Synechocystis sp. PCC 7509 genome includes a window with the following:
- a CDS encoding metal-dependent hydrolase family protein, with protein sequence MRFRLPTVLAALLIGTFVLTTQLNYAQNSAPTTSTSQQPTSILFENVRIFNGSSAQLSAPSKVLVVDNKIKTISTTPITSVSSAGLTRIKGGDRVLMPGLIDNHVHIVLSASSEKDLIDPKVTPETIQARAEEEAKQMLLRGFTSVRDVGGPVFPVKAAIDKGTISGLRIYPSGATISQTSGHGDSRLPNERSRRFGGQVSRGELLGATFIADGRDEVLTATRENLRFGASQIKVMAGGGAATVYDPLDVTQYTLDELTEAVQAAEDWGTYVTVHAYTNRAVRRAIQAGVKCIEHGQLVDEATMQLLAQKGTWLSLQALDEAPPTATDAVREKKRQVVEGTDNAFKWAKKYNVKLAWGTDFLFVPAQNKNQNADILKLQKWLTPFETLKLITHDNAQLLALSGPRNPYPGKLGVIEEGAYADLLLVDGNPLNDLSVVANYDKNFKVIVKNGKIYKNTIN encoded by the coding sequence ATGCGATTTCGCTTGCCGACCGTATTAGCGGCTTTGCTGATAGGAACTTTTGTACTTACAACACAATTAAATTATGCTCAAAATTCAGCACCCACCACAAGTACAAGTCAGCAACCCACCAGCATTTTGTTTGAAAATGTCAGGATTTTCAACGGCTCCTCTGCTCAACTTTCTGCGCCATCAAAGGTTTTAGTAGTCGATAACAAAATTAAAACAATTTCCACAACTCCCATTACTTCCGTCTCCAGTGCTGGCTTGACCAGAATTAAGGGAGGCGATCGCGTATTAATGCCAGGACTAATTGATAACCACGTACATATTGTCCTGAGTGCCAGTAGCGAAAAGGACTTAATCGATCCCAAAGTAACCCCTGAAACAATCCAAGCAAGGGCAGAGGAGGAAGCAAAGCAAATGTTATTGCGAGGTTTTACCAGTGTTCGAGATGTGGGTGGACCCGTGTTTCCTGTTAAAGCAGCCATTGATAAAGGAACAATTTCTGGTCTCCGCATCTATCCGAGTGGAGCTACAATTTCGCAAACCTCTGGACATGGTGACTCTAGGCTACCAAACGAGCGATCGCGTCGGTTTGGTGGTCAGGTGTCTCGTGGAGAGCTTTTAGGCGCTACCTTTATCGCCGATGGCAGAGATGAAGTGCTGACGGCTACGCGCGAAAATCTCCGTTTTGGAGCTTCTCAAATCAAAGTCATGGCTGGCGGCGGGGCTGCCACCGTTTACGACCCTCTAGACGTAACCCAATATACCCTAGACGAACTAACCGAGGCCGTTCAAGCGGCGGAAGATTGGGGAACTTATGTCACGGTTCACGCCTATACCAATAGAGCGGTGCGACGAGCAATCCAAGCAGGGGTAAAATGTATCGAACATGGGCAATTGGTGGATGAAGCAACCATGCAATTGTTAGCGCAAAAAGGAACATGGCTGAGTTTGCAAGCGTTGGACGAAGCGCCCCCCACCGCCACCGACGCAGTAAGAGAGAAGAAACGTCAAGTCGTCGAAGGCACGGATAACGCCTTTAAATGGGCTAAAAAGTACAACGTCAAACTCGCGTGGGGAACAGATTTTCTGTTTGTTCCTGCCCAGAATAAGAATCAGAACGCAGACATTCTCAAGTTGCAGAAGTGGCTGACACCTTTTGAAACGCTGAAGTTGATTACCCACGACAACGCCCAGTTATTAGCCTTATCGGGGCCGCGTAACCCCTACCCTGGCAAATTAGGTGTAATTGAAGAAGGCGCTTACGCCGATTTGCTGCTGGTAGACGGTAATCCTTTAAACGACCTTTCAGTAGTGGCAAATTACGATAAGAACTTCAAGGTCATCGTCAAAAATGGCAAGATTTACAAAAATACCATCAATTAA
- the ndhD1 gene encoding photosynthetic/respiratory NAD(P)H-quinone oxidoreductase subunit D1 translates to MNLANFPWLSTIILFPIAASLLIPIFPDKHIPKIRWYALIIGLIDFALIVYAFGSQYDFANPNLQLVESYPWVPQLDLNWSVGVDGISMPLVILTGFITTLAILAAWPVTLKPKLFYFLILAMYGGQIAVFAVQDMLLFFLVWELELIPVYLLLAIWGGKKRQYAATKFILYTAGGSLFILIAALTMAFYGDTVTFDMQALGLKDYALNFQLFIYAGFLIAYAVKLPIFPLHTWLPDAHGEATAPVHMLLAGILLKMGGYALIRMNAQMLPDAHAYFAPVLVILGVVNIIYAALTSFAQRNLKRKIAYSSISHMGFVLIGIASFTDLGLSGAVLQMVSHGLIGASLFFLVGATYDRTHTLMLDEMGGVGQKMQKIFAMFTTCSMASLALPGMSGFVAELMIFVGFSNSDAYDPTFKAIVVFLMAVGVILTPIYLLSMLREIFYGQENQELISHEALIDAEPREVFIVACLLIPIIGIGFYPKLLTQVYDATTIQLTQRLRDSVPTLAQKSIPTVSYSAPELGVR, encoded by the coding sequence ATGAATTTAGCAAATTTCCCTTGGCTGTCTACAATAATTCTCTTTCCGATAGCGGCATCGCTACTAATTCCGATCTTTCCCGATAAGCACATCCCAAAGATACGTTGGTACGCTTTAATTATCGGATTGATTGATTTTGCTTTAATTGTTTACGCTTTTGGTTCTCAGTACGACTTTGCTAATCCAAATTTGCAATTGGTAGAAAGTTATCCTTGGGTTCCGCAATTAGACTTAAACTGGTCGGTAGGCGTTGATGGTATATCAATGCCTTTAGTAATTTTGACGGGTTTTATTACTACGCTGGCAATTTTAGCCGCGTGGCCCGTCACTTTAAAACCAAAACTGTTTTACTTTTTGATTTTGGCAATGTATGGCGGTCAAATTGCGGTATTTGCCGTTCAAGATATGTTGCTATTTTTCCTAGTTTGGGAATTAGAACTTATCCCGGTTTACCTTTTACTAGCAATTTGGGGCGGTAAAAAGCGGCAGTATGCAGCCACAAAGTTTATTCTTTATACGGCTGGCGGTTCGCTGTTTATTTTAATTGCGGCTTTAACGATGGCGTTTTACGGCGATACAGTCACCTTTGATATGCAAGCGCTGGGGTTAAAAGATTACGCCCTTAATTTCCAGCTATTTATATACGCTGGTTTTTTAATTGCTTACGCTGTGAAGCTGCCGATTTTTCCACTGCATACATGGCTTCCCGACGCGCACGGAGAAGCTACAGCGCCCGTACATATGCTACTAGCTGGTATTCTCCTAAAAATGGGCGGTTATGCCTTAATTCGGATGAATGCCCAAATGTTACCCGATGCCCATGCTTATTTTGCCCCGGTGTTGGTAATTTTGGGGGTAGTAAACATTATCTACGCTGCTTTGACATCTTTTGCCCAACGTAATTTAAAGCGAAAAATTGCTTATTCCTCAATTTCTCACATGGGATTTGTACTAATTGGGATTGCCTCTTTTACCGATTTGGGTTTAAGTGGGGCAGTATTGCAAATGGTATCTCACGGATTAATTGGGGCGAGTTTGTTTTTCCTCGTTGGGGCAACTTACGATCGCACTCATACATTGATGCTAGATGAAATGGGTGGAGTGGGGCAAAAGATGCAGAAAATCTTTGCCATGTTTACAACCTGTTCGATGGCATCCTTAGCATTGCCAGGAATGAGCGGTTTTGTGGCGGAATTGATGATATTTGTAGGTTTTTCTAACAGTGATGCCTACGATCCAACTTTTAAAGCGATCGTGGTATTTTTGATGGCAGTGGGCGTAATTTTAACACCAATTTATCTGCTATCAATGTTGCGCGAAATCTTCTATGGACAAGAGAATCAAGAACTAATTTCTCACGAAGCCTTAATTGATGCCGAACCGCGAGAAGTGTTTATTGTTGCTTGTTTGCTTATACCAATTATTGGGATTGGTTTCTATCCCAAGTTACTAACTCAAGTGTATGACGCGACAACAATTCAGCTAACTCAAAGGCTGCGCGATTCTGTGCCAACTTTGGCACAAAAGTCTATACCTACTGTTTCTTATAGTGCGCCAGAACTTGGCGTGAGATAA